The Dethiosulfovibrio faecalis genome has a segment encoding these proteins:
- a CDS encoding sodium-dependent transporter, with the protein MKENTGVARERFGSSLGAIFTAAGAAVGLGNIWGFPYVAGKNGGGVFVIMYLVAVLLIGIPLMISEFVIGREGRKNMIGSLKKLAPGTSWHLGGWLCVVSCFLILGFYGVVAGWSMAHVVKALGGVFVGLGAEEIGKNFGAFINDPYWPVVWHGIFMGATAFVVMGGLRNGIERFAKVVMPLLFVILVVLMVRSLTLDGAQAGLDFLFRPDFSVVRWKTVAIAIGAAFFSIGVGNGVMVTLGSYMDDKDNLAKDAFMVSMTDTAVAVISGLAIFPAVLALGFEPAKSSGLAFVTVPAVLQQLPGGLMVHYVFTVLFFLLLSIAALSSSVTTLEVVVAYFCEDMNVRRPVAVAGVAGAMFAIGIPCALSVGAVNIKVMGVPLVWFLVDFIEAFLLPLGGIICVLFVGWHLPRKQVEGALSRDETIPWYFEVFYTLIRYIIPVVIFVVLAFTANEYFFHIGG; encoded by the coding sequence ATGAAGGAAAATACTGGTGTTGCCCGAGAGCGATTCGGCTCGTCCCTTGGGGCTATCTTTACCGCTGCCGGAGCAGCTGTAGGTCTAGGAAATATCTGGGGATTTCCTTATGTGGCTGGCAAGAACGGCGGTGGAGTTTTCGTTATCATGTATTTGGTCGCGGTGCTGCTGATTGGCATTCCTTTGATGATTTCGGAGTTTGTCATTGGTCGTGAAGGCCGAAAAAATATGATTGGATCTTTGAAAAAGTTGGCTCCGGGAACCTCTTGGCACTTGGGCGGTTGGCTCTGCGTAGTGTCGTGTTTTTTGATTCTCGGTTTTTATGGTGTGGTTGCGGGTTGGAGCATGGCTCACGTTGTAAAGGCTCTGGGGGGAGTTTTCGTCGGTCTCGGAGCAGAAGAGATAGGGAAAAATTTCGGTGCGTTTATCAACGATCCATACTGGCCGGTGGTATGGCACGGTATCTTTATGGGAGCCACCGCTTTTGTCGTTATGGGGGGGCTTCGAAACGGCATAGAACGTTTCGCCAAGGTGGTTATGCCGCTGCTCTTTGTCATTCTCGTTGTCCTTATGGTGAGGAGCTTGACGTTGGATGGAGCCCAGGCTGGACTGGATTTTCTCTTCCGTCCTGATTTTTCCGTAGTCCGATGGAAAACCGTTGCCATTGCAATAGGTGCTGCCTTTTTCTCCATAGGCGTCGGAAACGGTGTTATGGTGACCTTGGGATCCTACATGGACGACAAGGATAATCTGGCAAAGGATGCTTTCATGGTGTCTATGACCGATACTGCCGTGGCGGTCATATCAGGTCTGGCCATATTCCCTGCCGTTCTGGCCCTTGGATTTGAGCCTGCTAAGAGTTCCGGTTTGGCTTTTGTGACCGTCCCCGCCGTCTTGCAGCAGCTTCCTGGTGGGCTTATGGTCCATTATGTTTTTACCGTTCTTTTCTTTTTGCTACTTTCGATTGCTGCATTGAGTTCCTCTGTTACCACTTTAGAGGTGGTGGTAGCCTATTTCTGTGAGGATATGAATGTTCGTCGCCCAGTTGCCGTCGCAGGAGTGGCGGGAGCTATGTTTGCAATAGGAATCCCTTGTGCTTTGTCGGTAGGAGCCGTAAATATCAAGGTTATGGGAGTTCCCTTGGTTTGGTTTCTGGTCGATTTTATCGAAGCTTTCCTGCTTCCTCTCGGAGGTATTATCTGTGTTCTCTTCGTTGGCTGGCACCTCCCCAGAAAGCAGGTAGAGGGGGCCCTGAGCCGGGATGAGACAATTCCATGGTATTTCGAGGTTTTTTATACCCTTATACGGTATATCATCCCCGTCGTTATTTTCGTGGTCTTGGCCTTCACTGCCAATGAGTATTTCTTTCACATAGGAGGATGA
- a CDS encoding PAS domain-containing sensor histidine kinase: MRYKELKRRVDQLEQEKEIFQKLLSLVPVPVFYEDVHGVYLGCNRAFADFLGLLEEEIIGKRVFDVTSPSQAKLYFERDQLLIAQGGPPQQEERELIYSDGTIHTVSFSKALIKDDNGIILGVIGTFVDISKRKIAETRERHYRHRLQALASALSVAKEQERCLIAKELHDTVGQNLASAKLKLQMGLELVNSSSLKQELTEVVATLDTVLNDTRTLTFDLGVPLLYQVGLKAAIEWLCQELEKKYGLVIDYDASGFREPDNDDVKAFVFRSIQELLMNVIKHGQTNQAKINTTTENDSIIVRVADEGAGFDLEILEKSDFTRKSYGLFSLQTVIRAMGGSAKIESYPGKGTTISLNIPSTTTAQERRSNHDNYSVGR, translated from the coding sequence ATGCGATACAAGGAACTTAAGCGCCGTGTCGACCAACTAGAGCAAGAAAAAGAAATCTTTCAGAAACTCCTTTCGCTGGTGCCCGTACCAGTTTTTTACGAAGACGTTCACGGAGTTTATCTTGGCTGCAACAGAGCCTTCGCTGACTTCTTGGGACTTTTGGAAGAAGAGATCATCGGAAAAAGGGTTTTCGACGTCACATCGCCCTCCCAAGCCAAACTATATTTCGAAAGAGATCAGTTATTAATCGCCCAAGGCGGACCACCTCAGCAAGAGGAACGAGAACTGATCTACAGCGATGGAACAATTCACACCGTGTCGTTCTCCAAGGCCCTCATCAAGGATGATAACGGCATAATTCTGGGCGTGATAGGAACCTTCGTCGATATATCTAAACGCAAGATAGCGGAGACACGGGAACGTCACTATCGGCATCGCCTTCAGGCCCTGGCTTCCGCCCTTTCGGTAGCAAAAGAGCAGGAACGCTGCCTCATCGCCAAAGAACTTCACGATACCGTCGGCCAAAATCTGGCATCGGCAAAACTCAAGCTCCAGATGGGGTTGGAACTCGTAAACAGCTCCTCGTTGAAACAGGAATTAACCGAGGTGGTCGCCACTTTAGATACCGTTCTAAACGACACCCGCACTCTAACCTTTGACCTAGGTGTCCCTCTCCTTTACCAGGTAGGACTGAAGGCCGCCATCGAATGGCTCTGTCAAGAGTTAGAAAAAAAGTACGGTTTGGTCATCGACTACGACGCAAGCGGATTTAGAGAGCCTGATAACGACGACGTCAAGGCATTCGTATTTCGTTCCATACAGGAATTACTCATGAACGTAATCAAACACGGGCAAACCAACCAAGCAAAGATCAACACCACAACGGAAAACGATAGTATTATCGTCAGAGTTGCCGATGAAGGTGCAGGCTTCGATCTGGAAATATTGGAAAAATCCGACTTCACCCGCAAATCCTACGGACTATTCAGTCTTCAGACCGTGATTCGAGCTATGGGAGGCTCTGCAAAAATTGAGTCATATCCCGGTAAGGGAACAACCATCTCGCTTAATATCCCCTCGACAACCACAGCGCAAGAAAGGAGATCCAATCATGACAACTATTCTGTTGGCCGATGA
- a CDS encoding response regulator, with product MTTILLADDHTILREGLRSLLGRQQEMTVIAEASNGLDAVRLAESMQPDVIVMDVMMPEMNGIDAARTVRLRGICSRIVALSMYANANFVSEMFKAGATGFLMKDCAFDELAEAVKTVAQGKTYIGPRVREMLSDIYLESMVGDIPQDETYELSTREIEVLRLLGDGLTNKEAAEKLHLSVNTVACHRQNIMKKLNLKNTVDLTKYAIRKGYVGF from the coding sequence ATGACAACTATTCTGTTGGCCGATGACCACACGATTTTACGAGAGGGACTACGCTCCCTCCTGGGACGCCAACAAGAAATGACCGTCATTGCTGAGGCCTCCAACGGTCTGGACGCTGTTCGGCTGGCCGAATCGATGCAACCGGACGTGATCGTAATGGACGTTATGATGCCCGAGATGAACGGAATCGACGCAGCTCGAACCGTACGACTTAGAGGCATCTGCTCACGAATCGTGGCTCTTTCCATGTACGCCAATGCGAATTTCGTCTCCGAGATGTTCAAAGCCGGAGCCACCGGTTTTCTAATGAAAGACTGCGCCTTCGACGAGTTGGCGGAAGCGGTAAAAACCGTCGCTCAAGGGAAGACCTATATCGGCCCGCGTGTCCGGGAAATGCTTTCCGATATCTACTTGGAATCCATGGTTGGAGACATCCCCCAAGACGAAACCTACGAGCTATCCACAAGAGAGATCGAGGTACTTAGGCTATTGGGGGATGGCTTAACCAACAAAGAGGCCGCAGAGAAGCTTCATCTAAGCGTCAACACCGTTGCCTGCCATCGTCAAAACATAATGAAAAAACTAAATCTAAAGAACACCGTCGATCTAACCAAATACGCTATACGAAAAGGCTACGTAGGTTTCTGA
- a CDS encoding urocanate hydratase, translating to MDHMNNHRLLTARKIDLGNELPPPPEFAPGIRRAPNRGFKLTKTQAATALKNALRYVPESLHAKLAPEFMEELYSRGRIYAYRYRPEGRIWGRSIDHYQGKCLEGKALQAMIDNNLDFDVALYPYELVTYGESGQVFQNWLQYRLVMAYLQNLESDQTLVIQSGHPLGIFRSSVDAPRVINSNGIMVGAYDNQADWDVAAQMGVTNYGQMTAGGWFFIGPQGIIHGCYSMLLGAARKAGIGTGEDLKGVLYVSAGIGSISSAQPKAAQISGCAAIIAEVNNDFIDSRLKKGWLDDASTDLDTLIDRAVACKNRREGVVLAYRGNVVDLLERLTERNVTPDILSDQTSCHIPYDGGYTPQGISYDQGRELLVKDRKQLRRLVDQSLRVHWKHIKTLTDRGAWFLEYGNSIMAAMVEAGVTELAKNGKDSKDGFIFPDFIEAITGPDLFDYGYGPFRWVCLSGNPSDLEKTDRAAMDCIDPDRRPQDRDNYNWIRHAGSQDLVIGTQARMLYQDMEGRTRIALRFNHMVRNGEVGPIMMGRDHHDTGGADCPTRETANIKDGSNVTADMAVHCYAGNAARGMTFISLHNGGGVGIGRSIHSGFALLLDGSDRVDQIIRLGVCWDVMGGVARRSWARNDHSMEVAAQHNESSEDTITLPWLADEDLIQRTVDQVLGESR from the coding sequence ATGGATCATATGAATAATCATCGGCTTCTCACGGCCAGAAAAATCGATCTCGGAAACGAACTGCCACCCCCCCCCGAATTCGCTCCCGGCATTCGCCGGGCTCCGAATCGAGGGTTTAAGCTCACAAAAACTCAGGCCGCAACGGCCTTGAAAAACGCCCTACGGTATGTACCTGAATCCCTCCACGCTAAATTGGCTCCGGAATTTATGGAAGAACTCTATTCCAGGGGACGTATCTACGCCTACCGATATCGCCCCGAAGGACGGATCTGGGGGCGTTCCATCGACCACTATCAGGGGAAATGCCTTGAAGGGAAAGCTCTCCAGGCCATGATCGATAACAACCTGGACTTCGACGTCGCTCTTTACCCTTACGAACTTGTAACATACGGCGAGTCGGGACAAGTATTTCAAAACTGGCTTCAGTACAGGTTGGTCATGGCGTATCTCCAAAACCTAGAGTCGGACCAGACCTTGGTCATCCAATCCGGCCATCCTCTGGGGATATTCCGCTCTTCGGTCGATGCTCCTCGGGTTATCAACTCAAACGGCATCATGGTAGGAGCTTACGATAACCAGGCAGATTGGGACGTAGCAGCTCAGATGGGCGTAACAAATTACGGACAGATGACGGCCGGGGGCTGGTTCTTCATCGGCCCCCAAGGTATCATCCATGGCTGTTATTCGATGCTTCTTGGCGCCGCCAGGAAGGCAGGAATCGGAACAGGCGAAGACCTCAAGGGCGTTCTATACGTTTCCGCAGGAATCGGAAGCATCAGTAGCGCACAGCCCAAGGCTGCCCAGATCTCCGGTTGCGCCGCTATCATCGCAGAGGTAAACAACGACTTCATAGACAGCCGACTCAAAAAAGGCTGGTTGGACGACGCTTCGACCGACCTTGATACTCTCATCGATCGTGCCGTAGCCTGTAAAAACCGAAGGGAAGGGGTGGTTCTAGCCTATCGAGGCAACGTTGTAGACCTTTTGGAACGTCTGACTGAACGTAACGTAACCCCGGACATTCTATCGGACCAAACATCGTGCCACATCCCCTACGACGGCGGATATACGCCTCAGGGGATAAGCTATGACCAAGGACGAGAACTTCTAGTCAAAGACAGAAAACAATTGAGGCGTCTGGTCGACCAAAGCCTTAGAGTCCATTGGAAACACATCAAAACCTTGACGGACCGGGGAGCCTGGTTCCTGGAATACGGCAACTCTATCATGGCAGCCATGGTGGAAGCTGGCGTCACCGAGTTGGCAAAAAACGGAAAGGACTCCAAGGATGGCTTTATCTTCCCCGATTTTATAGAAGCCATTACAGGTCCGGATCTATTCGACTACGGATATGGACCGTTTCGCTGGGTCTGCCTCAGCGGCAACCCATCCGATTTGGAAAAAACTGATCGCGCCGCAATGGACTGTATCGATCCCGATCGACGTCCTCAAGACCGAGACAACTACAATTGGATTCGCCATGCTGGATCTCAAGACTTGGTCATCGGCACACAAGCCAGAATGCTCTATCAAGATATGGAAGGACGGACTCGCATCGCGCTTCGATTCAACCATATGGTTCGCAACGGAGAGGTCGGCCCTATAATGATGGGACGGGACCATCACGACACCGGAGGAGCCGACTGTCCCACCAGGGAGACGGCCAACATCAAAGACGGCAGTAACGTGACGGCAGACATGGCCGTTCACTGCTACGCTGGCAATGCCGCCAGAGGGATGACCTTCATTTCTCTCCATAACGGAGGAGGCGTCGGTATCGGACGAAGTATACATTCCGGATTTGCCCTTCTGCTGGACGGCAGCGACCGAGTCGACCAGATTATTCGTCTAGGAGTTTGTTGGGACGTCATGGGCGGCGTCGCCAGGAGAAGTTGGGCCAGAAACGATCACTCCATGGAAGTCGCTGCACAACACAACGAAAGCAGCGAAGACACCATAACCTTGCCTTGGCTGGCAGACGAAGACCTAATCCAGCGAACGGTAGACCAGGTCTTGGGGGAAAGCCGATGA
- a CDS encoding FAD-dependent oxidoreductase has product MNSMPYPHLFTPMSIGGVELKNRISMAPMGMSGLVTSEGGFTKRGMEYFVERARGGVGLLITGCAKVENEIEPFVMPSQPNPTFNPAHFRQTAMELTERVHAYGCRIFLQMTLGFGRVVHPHTATSQPIAPSPVPNFWDPSISCRALTTEEVEQLIESFAEAAVIARVSGFDGIEVHAVHEGYLLDQFTLKAFNQRSDRFGGDLNGRLTLPIELLKRTKELAGSDYPVMLRYGVKTYMKGLHKGILPGEDAIEMGRDIEEGLQVARILEQAGYDAFNADGGSYDSWYWAHPPMYLQDGSYLHLTKPLKEVLSVPVISAGKLGDPDVAERAISEGRTDGVSLGRPLLTDPFWADKVRKNDISRIRPCVGCHEGCLKRIALCNPLCCAVNPQVGREREYDLKPTLDPRKILVIGGGLAGMEAARVAASRGHQVTLYEATEVLGGHIVEGSVPSFKDDDKKLLAWYRQQIEDAGVVVHLGQRLSVDQALDKNAEAIVVATGSTAVIPPIPGLNPSSPHVLSTKEALMGLKKIGKRVAIIGGGLVGCEIAMWIAQDQKHSVTLIEQLPELISVGDVPRPNKTMLLDLLNKLKVDQKTDTKVVSVQENSLTIESDTTETILCDSIILATGYRPDNHLYHKLRTLHPEVYIIGDAVCPINIKNAIWNAYEIAREI; this is encoded by the coding sequence ATGAATTCCATGCCTTACCCTCACCTGTTCACACCTATGTCTATCGGTGGAGTAGAGCTGAAAAACAGAATCTCTATGGCTCCCATGGGGATGAGCGGCTTGGTGACCTCCGAAGGAGGATTCACCAAGCGGGGAATGGAGTACTTCGTAGAACGAGCAAGAGGAGGGGTTGGTCTTCTCATAACAGGATGCGCCAAGGTGGAGAACGAAATCGAACCATTCGTCATGCCGTCTCAACCCAATCCAACGTTCAATCCCGCTCACTTCAGACAGACTGCCATGGAACTGACCGAGCGAGTTCACGCCTACGGTTGCAGAATATTCCTTCAAATGACCTTGGGATTCGGCAGGGTGGTCCATCCTCATACCGCCACATCTCAGCCAATCGCGCCATCGCCGGTTCCCAACTTCTGGGATCCGAGTATCTCCTGTAGGGCGCTTACGACCGAAGAGGTCGAGCAACTCATCGAATCCTTCGCCGAAGCTGCAGTAATCGCTCGAGTAAGTGGTTTTGACGGAATAGAGGTACACGCCGTTCACGAGGGGTACCTGTTGGATCAGTTTACCCTTAAAGCCTTCAATCAACGCTCCGACCGTTTCGGCGGAGACTTGAATGGCCGACTGACTCTACCTATAGAACTACTGAAGCGAACCAAGGAATTAGCCGGTTCTGACTATCCCGTCATGCTTCGATACGGTGTTAAAACCTATATGAAAGGACTCCATAAGGGGATCCTACCGGGAGAAGATGCCATCGAAATGGGACGAGACATCGAAGAGGGACTCCAGGTAGCTCGAATATTGGAACAAGCCGGATATGACGCCTTCAATGCCGACGGCGGAAGTTACGATTCGTGGTATTGGGCCCATCCCCCCATGTATCTACAGGATGGAAGCTATCTTCATCTCACCAAACCGCTAAAAGAGGTCCTCTCCGTTCCGGTAATTTCAGCAGGAAAACTTGGAGATCCCGACGTAGCAGAACGAGCTATCTCAGAGGGCAGAACTGACGGAGTCTCTCTAGGACGACCCCTATTGACCGATCCCTTTTGGGCCGACAAGGTCAGAAAAAACGACATTTCCAGGATCAGGCCATGCGTAGGATGTCACGAGGGATGTCTCAAGCGAATCGCCCTATGCAACCCTCTATGCTGCGCCGTCAATCCTCAGGTGGGACGAGAACGAGAATACGATCTAAAACCAACCCTAGATCCTCGAAAAATTCTAGTCATAGGCGGTGGATTAGCCGGTATGGAGGCCGCCAGGGTCGCCGCATCGCGAGGTCATCAAGTAACCCTATATGAAGCCACCGAAGTCCTAGGCGGTCATATTGTTGAAGGATCGGTACCGTCCTTCAAGGATGACGATAAAAAACTTCTGGCGTGGTACAGACAGCAAATCGAGGATGCAGGAGTCGTCGTTCACCTCGGTCAACGTCTTTCCGTAGATCAAGCCCTGGACAAAAATGCAGAAGCCATCGTCGTCGCTACTGGGTCCACTGCGGTGATACCTCCCATCCCAGGACTGAACCCGTCTTCTCCTCACGTTCTTTCAACTAAAGAGGCACTCATGGGGCTCAAGAAGATAGGTAAGCGAGTTGCGATAATAGGAGGAGGCTTAGTTGGTTGTGAAATAGCAATGTGGATAGCTCAAGACCAAAAGCATTCGGTGACGTTGATAGAACAATTACCGGAACTTATCTCTGTAGGAGACGTTCCTCGTCCCAACAAAACTATGCTCTTGGATTTACTGAACAAACTTAAGGTGGACCAAAAAACCGATACCAAGGTTGTTTCCGTACAGGAAAACAGCCTCACGATTGAATCCGACACAACGGAGACAATCCTCTGTGACTCTATTATTCTAGCTACAGGCTATCGCCCTGATAATCACCTATACCATAAACTTCGAACACTTCACCCGGAAGTTTACATTATAGGCGATGCGGTATGCCCCATAAATATAAAGAATGCCATCTGGAATGCTTACGAAATTGCCAGAGAAATCTAA
- a CDS encoding radical SAM protein — translation MAVSLFRKAKGFVTRSVLDRAVEKVRKGEMGDLADMLESIGRLAPARYHREALCRMAKMVRSEDPSVAFLVRAVRELSPLALENMIRNLIVNFMVLGRGVREEKEAELGVHLPNFMVISPTMKCNLHCTGCYAGEYDRGGELTFEELDDLLIQGKELGMYFYTLSGGEVLLYPRIFDLWKKHDDCYFQFYTNGTLLDDGTVDRMAALGNVAPMVSVEGTEDQTDARRGRGTYRKVLEAFSRMREQGMLFGFSATCTSLNSDYLASDEFIGSMVERGCMVGWFFQYVPIGVSPDLTYMASPEQRAALHDSVSRWRSSGEYPIFTGDFWNDGPYVDGCMAGGSRYWHVISDGRVEPCVFVPFAADSIREKSLVDIARSPFFSAIRSAQPYDGDDDLLCPCMILDHPRVLRVLIDRFDAKPCHPGLERMLSGSVAEGLDDYGKAIRSLYRPLWEGCERERYLKRNSEGDSLVIK, via the coding sequence ATGGCGGTTTCGTTGTTCCGGAAGGCGAAGGGTTTCGTGACCCGTTCAGTTTTGGATCGGGCCGTCGAGAAGGTTCGAAAGGGAGAGATGGGCGATCTGGCCGATATGCTGGAGTCCATAGGAAGATTGGCCCCGGCCCGGTATCACAGGGAGGCCCTGTGCAGGATGGCGAAGATGGTTCGTTCCGAGGATCCGTCTGTGGCCTTTCTGGTCCGGGCGGTCCGGGAGCTGTCGCCGCTGGCCCTGGAGAATATGATCCGAAACCTGATAGTCAACTTCATGGTGCTGGGCCGAGGAGTTAGGGAGGAGAAGGAGGCCGAACTGGGGGTCCATCTGCCCAATTTCATGGTGATAAGTCCTACCATGAAATGCAACCTTCACTGCACCGGATGCTATGCCGGAGAGTACGACAGAGGGGGAGAGCTCACCTTCGAGGAGCTGGACGACCTTCTGATTCAGGGGAAGGAGCTCGGGATGTATTTCTATACCCTCTCCGGAGGGGAGGTCCTGCTTTATCCCCGTATATTCGATCTGTGGAAAAAGCACGACGACTGCTACTTCCAGTTCTACACCAACGGCACCCTGCTGGACGACGGTACGGTGGATCGTATGGCCGCCCTGGGGAACGTCGCTCCCATGGTGTCGGTGGAGGGGACGGAGGATCAGACCGACGCCAGGCGGGGCAGGGGCACCTACCGCAAGGTTCTGGAGGCCTTCTCCAGGATGAGGGAGCAGGGGATGCTCTTCGGCTTCAGCGCCACCTGCACGTCCCTGAACTCGGACTATCTGGCGAGCGACGAGTTCATAGGCTCCATGGTGGAGCGGGGCTGCATGGTGGGGTGGTTCTTTCAGTACGTTCCCATAGGGGTGAGCCCCGACCTTACCTACATGGCCAGTCCCGAACAGAGGGCCGCCCTTCACGATAGCGTCTCTCGCTGGCGTTCCAGCGGGGAGTATCCCATATTCACCGGCGATTTCTGGAACGACGGCCCCTACGTGGACGGGTGCATGGCGGGAGGCAGTCGCTACTGGCACGTCATCTCCGACGGCAGGGTCGAGCCCTGCGTTTTCGTCCCCTTTGCGGCGGACAGCATAAGGGAGAAGAGCCTGGTGGATATCGCCAGGAGCCCGTTCTTCTCGGCCATAAGGTCTGCCCAGCCCTACGATGGCGACGACGATCTCCTGTGTCCCTGCATGATACTGGACCATCCCCGCGTTTTGAGGGTACTGATAGATCGTTTCGACGCCAAGCCCTGTCATCCCGGGCTGGAGAGGATGTTGTCCGGCTCGGTGGCGGAGGGATTGGACGATTACGGAAAGGCGATAAGATCCTTATACCGCCCCCTATGGGAGGGGTGCGAGAGGGAGAGATATCTTAAAAGAAATTCTGAGGGAGATTCTCTTGTGATAAAGTAA
- a CDS encoding response regulator yields the protein MEKPIRVLVVDDHAIFRTGVINTLSLEDDIEVTGEAGDGLEALEVMKKVDFDIALVDVTMPGMGGVELVGKMEEAGMARSVIALTALEDDRDMVFLSKAGIKGFVLKTSGFDELIAAIRTVSGGDNYVDSRAAGKLLNCFSEDTSRERGMSRLSERELEVLYWLAQGLNGQEIADRLSLSDKTVKNHISHILAKLGVSDRTQAVAWAWRSGLASKDPSFFKG from the coding sequence ATGGAAAAACCCATTCGCGTCCTGGTGGTGGACGACCACGCCATATTCAGGACCGGCGTGATAAACACCCTGTCCCTGGAGGATGACATCGAGGTGACCGGAGAGGCCGGCGACGGACTGGAGGCGCTGGAGGTGATGAAGAAGGTGGACTTCGACATCGCACTGGTGGACGTGACCATGCCGGGCATGGGCGGGGTGGAGCTGGTGGGCAAAATGGAGGAGGCCGGAATGGCCCGATCGGTGATAGCCCTGACCGCCTTGGAGGACGACCGGGACATGGTGTTTCTTTCCAAAGCGGGGATAAAGGGCTTCGTCCTGAAGACCTCCGGCTTCGACGAGCTGATAGCCGCCATAAGGACGGTATCAGGAGGGGATAACTACGTCGATTCCCGGGCCGCCGGCAAGCTCCTGAACTGCTTCTCCGAGGACACCTCCCGGGAGAGGGGTATGTCCAGACTCTCCGAAAGGGAGCTGGAGGTGCTCTACTGGCTGGCTCAGGGACTGAACGGTCAGGAAATAGCGGATCGGCTGTCCCTGTCGGACAAGACGGTGAAGAACCACATAAGCCATATCCTGGCCAAGCTGGGGGTGTCCGACAGAACCCAGGCTGTGGCTTGGGCATGGCGGTCCGGCCTGGCCTCGAAGGACCCATCGTTTTTCAAAGGCTGA
- a CDS encoding sensor histidine kinase: MARDSSDTLHHVMEKIRKDLADSMVTVSDFRKDEDDRLSVIRSELTKTRSELEQVISEMDEMTSLYFSARGVLSQSVRGGTEMEQRRAYEKAEEFLFRKAALAEREKGLRQLRDYLERDERRVASRVEKSDSAVGRLRVALNVVSDRIETIEVNEEKGGARRLAQAYSLVERESMSLARELHDGPAQKFSGALMSMDFVRRLLRKDQVDKASEELDKVREQMVETMDEIRSFLHLLYPRDLEDGLMVALDRWVEATSSRYGVSVKLKTMGPVEDIPGGMAPHLYKIVRQAVANAVTKGEPKRVTVLFSVRDDILFVKIMDDGFGFDVETAREEAKERGSYGMVSMEERSRILGGEFNVDSVPGQGTIVSLKVPIRSDI; the protein is encoded by the coding sequence ATGGCTCGTGATTCGTCCGACACACTGCATCATGTTATGGAGAAGATACGAAAGGACCTTGCGGACAGCATGGTCACGGTGTCGGACTTTCGAAAGGACGAAGACGACCGGTTGAGCGTCATAAGATCCGAGTTGACTAAGACCCGTTCCGAGCTGGAACAGGTGATATCCGAGATGGACGAGATGACGTCCCTCTACTTCTCCGCCAGGGGCGTTCTGTCCCAGTCTGTCAGAGGCGGCACAGAGATGGAGCAGAGAAGGGCCTACGAGAAGGCGGAGGAGTTCCTGTTTCGTAAGGCCGCTCTGGCCGAGAGGGAAAAGGGGCTTAGACAGCTTAGAGACTACCTAGAGAGGGACGAACGAAGGGTGGCCTCCAGGGTGGAGAAAAGCGACTCCGCCGTAGGAAGACTCCGGGTCGCCCTCAACGTCGTCAGCGACAGGATCGAGACCATAGAGGTAAACGAGGAGAAGGGCGGGGCCAGGCGGTTGGCTCAGGCCTATTCTCTTGTGGAGAGAGAGAGCATGAGCCTGGCCCGGGAGCTTCACGACGGTCCGGCCCAGAAGTTCTCCGGTGCTCTGATGTCCATGGACTTCGTGCGACGCCTTCTTCGAAAGGACCAGGTGGATAAGGCCTCCGAGGAACTGGACAAGGTCAGGGAGCAGATGGTGGAGACTATGGACGAGATAAGGTCGTTCCTGCATCTTCTCTATCCCAGGGACCTGGAGGACGGTCTGATGGTCGCCTTGGATAGATGGGTCGAGGCCACGTCCAGCCGCTACGGTGTGTCGGTCAAGCTCAAGACTATGGGTCCGGTGGAGGATATCCCCGGGGGAATGGCACCCCATCTCTACAAGATCGTTCGTCAGGCGGTGGCCAACGCCGTTACCAAGGGGGAGCCTAAGAGGGTGACGGTGTTGTTCTCCGTGAGGGACGATATTTTGTTCGTCAAGATAATGGACGACGGCTTCGGCTTCGATGTCGAGACCGCCAGGGAAGAGGCCAAGGAGAGGGGCTCTTACGGGATGGTCTCCATGGAGGAGAGGTCCAGAATTCTCGGAGGGGAGTTCAACGTCGACAGCGTACCCGGTCAGGGGACGATAGTCTCTTTAAAGGTGCCTATAAGGAGTGATATCTGA